A genome region from Natronosalvus rutilus includes the following:
- a CDS encoding V-type ATP synthase subunit I, giving the protein MLRPERMSKVSVTGSKGVMPTVIEAVYDLNLVHLSDYDGSWAGFDNGNPIAGADEASEKLVTVRALESTLDLEDDDVDVQSGRLGKDWESRLESIRTRVNDLDDRRTEVRDQLRRVRERLDRIEPFADLGIDLDLLSGYDSVEVVVGEGSLTEVEAVLDASDDVRAYETFTGDGVVAIVAAPAAGADEGFVDDALVGVDFSRYQVPETEKDPESYVSDLEREEHELEAKLEEIDADLETIKTEEGAFLLLAEEKLTVEVQRAEAPLQFATSDRAFIAEGWIPTTEYDRLVAALNDAVGDSVEIEELERADYDRHGAHTHTEDVQKGTPAAQDDDGPTASEDEEERAEQKAVTDGGSAVTMDDEPPVIQDNPGVAKPFEALVNAVNKPKYSELDPTVFLFLTFPVFFGFMIGDVGYGILYVAIGYYMATNFESDGVSSLGGVAIWAGAFTIIFGFIYGEIFGLHVLGSIVWGDLLNVELLPLNKGLEPGASDFAIGWMVVSVLAGIVHLNIGYLIDFVENLSHGLKDALFHSGSWILMLNGIWIWIFSAQAEASKPEFLFTTFASDGPFPIGFTGFPEWGLVTIPLPAVGDFLLTAPLLVFLIGLVMLISSEPVEAVEALDVVVNVFSYTRMGAVLLAKAGMAFVVNLLFFGAYEDPDGAFHFLGSAGHDPSYVAEHYDSGATVIFDGLMHMGGIAGLIGGFVILVVGHVVVLVLGVTSAGLQGVRLEYVEFFNKFYEGGGANYEPFGHDRTYSQE; this is encoded by the coding sequence ATGCTCAGACCTGAACGGATGAGCAAGGTCTCGGTGACCGGTTCGAAGGGCGTCATGCCCACGGTCATCGAGGCAGTCTACGACCTGAACCTGGTACACCTCTCGGACTACGACGGCTCCTGGGCGGGCTTCGATAACGGCAACCCCATCGCGGGCGCCGACGAGGCCTCCGAGAAGCTCGTCACGGTCCGGGCCCTCGAGAGCACGCTCGACCTCGAGGACGACGACGTCGACGTCCAGTCCGGACGGCTCGGCAAGGACTGGGAGTCCCGCCTCGAATCCATCCGGACGCGGGTCAACGACCTCGACGACCGACGTACCGAGGTTCGCGACCAGTTGCGCCGCGTCAGGGAGCGACTCGACCGGATCGAACCGTTCGCGGACCTCGGGATCGACCTCGACTTGCTGTCGGGGTACGACTCCGTCGAAGTCGTCGTCGGCGAGGGGTCGCTGACTGAGGTCGAGGCCGTCCTCGACGCGTCCGACGACGTCCGTGCCTACGAGACGTTCACCGGCGACGGAGTCGTCGCGATCGTCGCAGCACCCGCCGCCGGAGCCGACGAAGGGTTCGTCGACGACGCCCTCGTCGGCGTCGACTTCAGTCGCTACCAGGTGCCCGAGACGGAGAAGGACCCCGAGTCCTACGTGTCCGATCTCGAGCGCGAGGAACACGAACTCGAGGCCAAACTCGAGGAAATCGACGCCGACCTCGAGACGATCAAGACCGAGGAGGGCGCGTTCCTGTTGCTCGCCGAGGAAAAACTCACGGTCGAGGTCCAGCGCGCCGAAGCGCCGCTCCAATTCGCGACGAGCGACCGGGCGTTCATCGCCGAGGGCTGGATCCCGACGACCGAGTACGACCGCCTCGTCGCCGCGCTGAACGACGCCGTCGGCGACAGCGTCGAGATCGAAGAACTCGAGCGCGCCGACTACGACCGTCACGGCGCCCACACGCACACCGAAGACGTCCAGAAGGGGACGCCCGCCGCACAGGACGACGACGGGCCGACCGCCAGTGAGGACGAAGAAGAGCGGGCTGAACAGAAAGCCGTCACCGACGGTGGCTCGGCCGTCACGATGGACGACGAACCGCCGGTCATCCAGGACAACCCCGGCGTCGCGAAACCATTCGAGGCCCTGGTCAACGCGGTCAACAAACCGAAGTACAGCGAACTCGACCCAACGGTCTTCCTGTTCCTGACGTTCCCGGTCTTCTTCGGCTTCATGATCGGTGACGTCGGCTACGGGATCCTGTACGTCGCCATCGGCTACTACATGGCAACCAACTTCGAGAGCGACGGCGTCTCGAGCCTGGGCGGCGTGGCCATTTGGGCCGGTGCGTTCACGATCATCTTCGGGTTCATCTACGGCGAAATCTTCGGCCTACACGTTCTCGGATCTATCGTCTGGGGCGACCTGCTCAACGTCGAACTGTTGCCGCTGAACAAGGGTCTCGAACCCGGTGCGTCCGACTTCGCCATCGGCTGGATGGTCGTGAGCGTGCTCGCCGGCATCGTGCACCTGAACATCGGCTACCTGATCGACTTCGTCGAGAACCTGAGCCACGGCCTCAAGGATGCGCTCTTCCACAGCGGGTCGTGGATCCTGATGCTCAACGGCATTTGGATCTGGATCTTCTCGGCACAGGCCGAAGCGTCGAAGCCAGAGTTCCTCTTCACGACGTTTGCTAGCGACGGGCCGTTTCCCATCGGGTTCACCGGCTTCCCCGAGTGGGGGCTGGTGACCATCCCACTCCCTGCCGTCGGCGACTTCCTGTTGACGGCACCCTTGCTCGTCTTCCTAATCGGCCTCGTCATGCTGATCAGCAGCGAACCCGTCGAGGCCGTCGAAGCCCTCGACGTCGTCGTCAACGTCTTCTCGTACACCCGGATGGGCGCAGTGTTGCTCGCGAAGGCCGGCATGGCGTTCGTGGTCAACCTGCTGTTCTTCGGGGCCTACGAGGACCCCGATGGCGCGTTCCACTTCCTGGGCTCGGCCGGACACGACCCCAGCTACGTCGCCGAACACTACGACAGCGGGGCCACCGTAATCTTCGACGGCCTCATGCACATGGGCGGCATCGCTGGACTCATCGGCGGGTTCGTCATTCTAGTCGTCGGACACGTCGTCGTGTTAGTCCTTGGCGTGACAAGCGCCGGCTTACAGGGAGTTCGACTCGAGTACGTCGAATTCTTTAACAAGTTTTATGAAGGCGGTGGAGCCAACTACGAACCGTTCGGACACGATCGAACCTACAGTCAGGAGTAA
- the ahaH gene encoding ATP synthase archaeal subunit H, whose translation MPRPQVLQEIKSAEEEADEIVAQAENDRDERIAEARKRAEEIRSEAEAEARDLKERRLEDAREEIDAECERVLREGTEDREALEKRATTRVDEVASHVVDLFQEDVNAQT comes from the coding sequence ATGCCGAGGCCACAGGTTCTACAAGAGATCAAGTCGGCAGAAGAGGAGGCCGACGAAATCGTCGCACAGGCGGAGAACGACCGCGACGAGCGCATCGCCGAGGCCCGGAAACGCGCCGAGGAGATACGCTCGGAAGCGGAAGCGGAGGCTCGAGACCTCAAGGAGCGCCGGCTCGAGGACGCTCGCGAGGAGATCGACGCCGAGTGTGAGCGCGTGCTCCGGGAGGGAACCGAAGATCGCGAGGCGCTCGAGAAACGCGCCACGACACGGGTCGACGAGGTGGCATCCCACGTCGTCGACCTGTTCCAGGAGGACGTCAATGCTCAGACCTGA
- a CDS encoding methyltransferase domain-containing protein, translating into MGILENKARARLFYKYLSTIYDRINPFIWNEEMRTEALSLLDFEDAEMVLDVGCGTGFATEGLLEHVDTVYALDQSEHQLEKAYAKFGKTGGRVDFHRGDAERLPFKTDTFDVVWSSGSIEYWPEPVLALREFNRVLKPGGQVLVVGPNYPDNRIAQVLADAMMLFYDEYEADRMFKEAGFEEVQHLFQGPSYEPEVAITTIARAPEK; encoded by the coding sequence ATGGGAATCCTCGAGAACAAGGCGCGGGCGCGGCTGTTCTACAAGTACCTCTCGACGATTTACGACCGGATCAACCCCTTCATCTGGAACGAAGAGATGCGAACCGAGGCGCTCTCGCTGCTGGACTTCGAGGACGCTGAAATGGTGCTCGACGTGGGCTGTGGTACCGGCTTCGCGACCGAGGGTCTGCTCGAGCACGTCGACACCGTCTACGCGCTCGACCAGAGTGAACACCAGCTCGAGAAGGCCTACGCCAAGTTCGGGAAGACGGGCGGCCGCGTCGACTTTCACCGGGGCGACGCCGAGCGACTGCCGTTCAAGACTGACACGTTCGACGTCGTCTGGTCCTCGGGATCGATCGAATACTGGCCCGAACCCGTCCTCGCCCTTCGGGAGTTCAACCGCGTGCTCAAACCGGGCGGCCAGGTGCTCGTCGTCGGGCCGAACTACCCGGACAACCGGATCGCCCAGGTGCTGGCCGACGCGATGATGCTCTTCTACGACGAGTACGAGGCCGATCGCATGTTCAAGGAGGCGGGCTTCGAAGAGGTCCAGCACCTGTTCCAGGGACCGTCCTACGAGCCCGAGGTGGCGATCACGACGATCGCTCGAGCGCCCGAGAAGTAA
- a CDS encoding S9 family peptidase: protein MAQSTDADVLEELASLPTMAHPTVSPDGDEVALYYDVTGRNELHVLDVESGDLEQWSDGEVPRNARWFVTWGDGDRVFFHLDDDGNEQNDIYALTRDGEVESVLEMDGQVTIQDVSDNGETLVVGSTRDGQMNLYRHGRSSGETTKITDYERAAGGATLSPDGERVAFSTNESDDHNNKDVYVMDVDGSNPRNLELGEDGAESMPNDWSPDGERLLVSDNSADLGRIGVYDLESDSVEWYGEDEYEEHGTTFLPDGERVLAMRSRDAVAVPIVYDLETGESREFDVPEGVASLGGYGPGSVVIDDDRVLVQHTTPTRRPELLVYDLSEDSYETLLEAEYGPFDPEDFADAEYLRVDSDGIPETPQRAVEHEPYDELEIGALFYDSGERPSPLIVNPHGGPRARDTKSFDLYTQVLVSQGFSVLQINYRGSTGRGRKFVRELYDDWAGAEQGDVATAAEHVLETYDFLDSDRVVVFGGSYGGYSAYWQMVQYPDLYAAGVAWIGLTDLEDMFENTMPHFRTELMETYLGTPEENPDLYRERSPVTHVENVEDPIFLVHGVNDRRVPVSQARIFRDALLESGYEEGEDFEYEELGEEGHASSDQAQKLRMFELLADFLERRVE, encoded by the coding sequence ATGGCACAATCTACCGACGCCGACGTTCTCGAGGAGCTGGCGAGTCTGCCGACGATGGCCCATCCGACGGTGAGTCCGGACGGCGACGAAGTGGCACTCTACTACGACGTGACGGGCCGAAACGAGCTCCACGTCCTCGACGTCGAGAGCGGCGACCTCGAGCAGTGGTCCGACGGCGAGGTCCCTCGAAACGCCCGCTGGTTCGTCACCTGGGGCGACGGTGATCGAGTGTTCTTCCACCTCGACGACGACGGTAACGAGCAGAACGACATCTACGCGCTCACCCGCGATGGCGAGGTCGAGTCCGTCCTCGAGATGGACGGCCAGGTCACGATCCAGGACGTGAGCGACAACGGCGAGACGCTGGTCGTCGGCTCCACGCGAGACGGGCAGATGAACCTTTACCGCCACGGTCGCTCGAGCGGCGAGACGACCAAGATCACCGACTACGAGCGGGCTGCTGGCGGAGCGACGCTCTCGCCGGACGGCGAGCGAGTGGCGTTCTCGACGAACGAATCCGACGATCACAACAACAAGGACGTCTACGTGATGGACGTCGACGGCTCGAATCCCCGAAATCTCGAACTGGGTGAGGACGGCGCAGAGTCGATGCCCAACGACTGGAGCCCCGATGGCGAGCGCTTGCTCGTCAGCGACAACTCCGCTGACCTGGGGCGGATCGGCGTCTACGACCTCGAGTCGGACTCCGTCGAGTGGTACGGCGAGGACGAGTACGAGGAACACGGCACCACCTTCCTCCCCGACGGCGAGCGGGTACTCGCGATGCGGAGCCGTGACGCCGTCGCTGTCCCTATCGTCTACGACCTCGAGACCGGCGAGAGCCGCGAGTTCGACGTCCCCGAGGGCGTCGCCTCCCTGGGCGGCTATGGTCCCGGCAGCGTCGTCATCGACGACGACCGGGTGCTCGTCCAGCACACGACGCCCACCCGGCGCCCCGAGCTGCTGGTCTACGACCTGTCCGAAGACAGCTACGAGACGCTGCTCGAGGCCGAGTACGGGCCGTTCGATCCCGAGGACTTCGCGGACGCGGAGTACCTCCGCGTGGACTCCGACGGCATCCCGGAGACGCCCCAGCGCGCCGTCGAGCACGAGCCTTACGACGAACTCGAGATCGGCGCGCTCTTCTACGATTCGGGCGAGCGACCGTCGCCGCTGATCGTCAACCCCCACGGTGGCCCCCGCGCTCGAGACACGAAGTCGTTCGACCTCTACACCCAGGTGCTGGTCTCCCAGGGCTTCTCGGTGTTGCAAATCAACTACCGCGGATCCACCGGACGAGGACGAAAGTTCGTTCGCGAACTCTACGACGACTGGGCGGGTGCCGAGCAGGGCGACGTCGCCACCGCGGCCGAGCACGTTCTCGAGACCTACGACTTCCTCGATTCGGACCGCGTCGTCGTCTTCGGCGGCTCCTACGGCGGCTACTCCGCCTACTGGCAGATGGTCCAGTACCCCGACCTCTACGCGGCGGGGGTCGCCTGGATCGGCCTCACCGACCTCGAGGACATGTTCGAGAACACGATGCCCCACTTCCGGACCGAGTTGATGGAGACCTACCTCGGGACGCCCGAGGAGAACCCCGACCTCTACCGGGAGCGTAGCCCCGTGACCCACGTCGAGAACGTCGAGGACCCGATCTTCCTCGTTCACGGCGTCAACGACCGCCGCGTCCCCGTTTCGCAGGCCCGGATCTTCCGGGACGCCCTGCTCGAGAGCGGCTACGAGGAGGGCGAGGACTTCGAGTACGAGGAACTCGGCGAGGAGGGTCACGCCTCTTCGGACCAGGCACAGAAACTGCGGATGTTCGAACTGCTGGCTGACTTCCTCGAGCGGCGGGTGGAGTGA
- a CDS encoding alpha/beta hydrolase: MSQPIVVPGARDVRATLEEPSSEPTAIVVACPPHPQHGGNRGDRRLVAVSDALLERGIACLRIDYGEWDEGHGEREDVRNAIRWASPRYDHVGVFGFSFGSGLALLASADDPAADAVSALAPPSSLGSDLEVVPALASLETPVQVGYGTRDSTVDWEPVVEAATERGDRVLEFSADHFFVGQHESVATEIGEFFAETLE; the protein is encoded by the coding sequence GTGTCACAGCCGATCGTCGTCCCCGGAGCGCGAGACGTCCGGGCCACGCTCGAGGAACCGTCGTCGGAACCGACCGCGATCGTCGTCGCCTGTCCGCCTCACCCCCAGCATGGCGGGAACCGGGGAGACCGCCGCCTGGTCGCCGTCAGCGACGCCCTCCTCGAGCGGGGAATCGCCTGCCTGCGGATCGACTACGGGGAGTGGGACGAGGGCCACGGCGAGCGCGAGGACGTCCGGAACGCGATTCGCTGGGCGAGCCCACGATACGATCACGTCGGCGTCTTCGGCTTCAGTTTCGGCTCCGGCCTGGCCCTGCTCGCGAGCGCCGACGACCCCGCCGCCGACGCGGTCTCGGCGCTGGCACCGCCTTCTAGCCTCGGTTCGGATCTCGAGGTGGTGCCGGCGCTCGCGTCGCTCGAGACTCCGGTCCAGGTCGGGTACGGGACCCGGGATTCGACCGTCGACTGGGAACCGGTCGTCGAGGCGGCGACGGAACGGGGCGACCGCGTGCTTGAGTTCTCGGCCGACCATTTCTTCGTCGGCCAGCACGAGTCGGTCGCGACGGAGATTGGCGAGTTTTTCGCCGAGACGCTCGAGTGA
- the upp gene encoding uracil phosphoribosyltransferase, whose translation MPIEDRGDAYLVTHALAKDTLSRLRDIETEQVSFRKGLVKLGRICGYEIIDGRMETEYVEIETPLEATMGERVKGLDDVVIINVLRAATPFVEGLLKAFPRARQGVISASRDEEAGRDENGTFPITIDYVKLPEITEDDTVIVADPMLATGSTMNAVLEHVIANSTDPEHLIVLSAVSAPEGLLRVSEAVPEADLLTVAIDDHLDENGFIVPGLGDAGDRAFRTT comes from the coding sequence ATGCCGATCGAAGACCGCGGTGACGCCTACCTCGTCACCCACGCGCTGGCGAAGGACACGCTCTCGCGCCTGCGGGACATCGAAACCGAGCAGGTGAGCTTCCGCAAGGGACTCGTGAAACTCGGGCGAATCTGTGGCTACGAGATCATCGACGGGCGCATGGAGACCGAGTACGTCGAGATCGAGACGCCCCTCGAGGCGACCATGGGCGAGCGGGTCAAGGGCCTCGACGACGTGGTCATCATCAACGTCCTCCGGGCCGCGACGCCCTTCGTCGAGGGATTGCTCAAGGCCTTCCCGCGCGCCCGTCAAGGCGTCATCAGCGCCAGTCGCGACGAGGAGGCCGGGCGCGACGAGAACGGCACCTTCCCGATCACCATCGACTACGTCAAACTTCCCGAGATTACCGAAGACGATACCGTGATCGTCGCGGATCCAATGCTCGCGACGGGCAGCACCATGAACGCCGTCCTGGAACACGTGATCGCGAACTCGACCGATCCGGAGCATCTGATCGTCCTCTCGGCAGTTTCGGCGCCGGAGGGACTCCTCCGCGTGAGCGAGGCCGTCCCCGAGGCCGACCTCCTGACGGTGGCTATCGACGACCACCTCGACGAGAACGGGTTCATCGTCCCCGGCCTGGGTGACGCGGGCGACCGGGCGTTCCGGACGACCTGA
- a CDS encoding Coenzyme F420 hydrogenase/dehydrogenase, beta subunit C-terminal domain, which yields MTDEHDERATETRQGDERSDAPALPGVPEADVDGDEESVPTASGARIHRPDSEHGTIPADGVGPGAEAPESAAQSSASTASRDSSEPRSDDVPASETRGSTSGLRSDGGARPANVDADGTLGDVEFTEPAKGVSQDVDSGAPDERVGVPEGVDLDTPGYEIRSEMNDIETPDEKTWFMELDEAVIDDGRCIQCGTCVSACPSDSIGVGDDDLPKLVKMCTGCSLCWDFCPRGGLRYERQWKITGGDDNVSGAGDPITEFSAKVDDDWTDGAQDGGVVTGILATLLEAGEIDGALVATESEEEPWKAESYLATSREDLIENAGTIYNQTLALGNLDLGQWEHKLPDKPWEDISLALVGTPCEIEGIRALQDFEWEYGAQEEGVRAVEYTIALMCTKNFNYYSLMGEHLEEQRGISPAEIGKMDVLHGKLMVYDLDGRMMLEEDIENFHDAALKGCDECADFTGYAADVTVGSVGSADEFSSVIVRTEQGLKAWELTEPVLDYHDLEDRSAIGGLQSWDKKKAFESLERPFDPDAPRFIDYADHAENYGTALNPHDAGH from the coding sequence ATGACTGACGAGCACGATGAACGGGCGACCGAGACCCGCCAGGGCGACGAACGGAGCGACGCCCCTGCCCTCCCGGGCGTCCCCGAGGCGGACGTCGACGGTGACGAGGAGTCCGTCCCGACGGCGTCGGGCGCGCGGATCCACCGCCCCGACAGCGAACACGGCACGATTCCCGCCGACGGCGTCGGTCCCGGCGCCGAGGCGCCCGAATCGGCCGCGCAATCTTCGGCAAGTACGGCGAGTCGAGATTCATCGGAGCCTCGGTCTGACGACGTTCCCGCGAGTGAAACGAGGGGGAGTACGTCAGGGCTCCGCTCTGACGGTGGTGCTCGGCCGGCCAACGTCGACGCCGACGGGACCCTCGGCGACGTGGAGTTCACCGAACCTGCCAAGGGGGTCAGCCAGGACGTCGACAGCGGCGCCCCCGACGAGCGCGTCGGCGTTCCCGAGGGCGTCGACCTCGACACGCCGGGCTACGAGATCCGTTCGGAGATGAACGACATCGAGACGCCCGACGAGAAGACCTGGTTCATGGAACTGGACGAAGCCGTCATCGACGACGGCCGCTGTATCCAGTGTGGGACCTGCGTCTCGGCCTGCCCCTCGGATTCCATCGGCGTCGGCGACGACGACCTGCCGAAACTGGTCAAGATGTGTACCGGCTGTTCACTCTGCTGGGACTTCTGCCCCCGCGGCGGCCTGCGCTACGAGCGCCAGTGGAAGATCACCGGCGGCGACGACAACGTCTCGGGCGCGGGCGACCCGATCACGGAGTTCTCCGCGAAGGTCGACGACGACTGGACGGACGGCGCCCAGGACGGCGGCGTCGTCACTGGCATCCTCGCCACCCTGCTCGAGGCCGGCGAGATCGACGGCGCGCTCGTCGCCACCGAGAGCGAGGAGGAGCCCTGGAAGGCCGAGAGCTACCTCGCCACCAGCCGCGAGGACCTGATCGAGAACGCGGGCACCATCTACAACCAGACGCTCGCGCTCGGCAACCTCGACCTCGGTCAGTGGGAGCACAAGCTTCCCGACAAGCCCTGGGAGGACATCTCGCTGGCGCTCGTGGGCACTCCCTGCGAGATCGAGGGCATCCGCGCCCTACAGGACTTCGAGTGGGAGTACGGCGCCCAGGAGGAGGGCGTCCGCGCGGTGGAATACACCATCGCGCTGATGTGCACCAAGAATTTCAACTACTACAGCCTCATGGGCGAGCACCTCGAGGAACAGCGGGGCATCTCGCCCGCCGAGATTGGCAAGATGGACGTCCTCCACGGGAAGTTGATGGTCTACGACCTCGACGGCCGGATGATGCTGGAGGAGGACATCGAGAACTTCCACGACGCCGCGCTCAAGGGCTGTGACGAGTGCGCCGACTTCACCGGTTACGCCGCCGACGTTACCGTCGGGTCCGTCGGCTCCGCCGACGAATTCTCGAGTGTCATCGTCCGCACCGAGCAGGGTCTGAAGGCGTGGGAACTCACCGAACCCGTTCTCGACTACCACGACCTCGAGGATCGGTCGGCCATCGGCGGCCTCCAGAGCTGGGACAAGAAGAAGGCCTTCGAGAGCCTCGAGCGGCCGTTCGACCCGGACGCGCCGCGGTTCATCGACTACGCCGACCACGCCGAAAACTACGGTACTGCGCTGAACCCGCACGACGCTGGGCACTGA
- a CDS encoding nitrite/sulfite reductase gives MNAVEEWKREKHPLDVIEDIRQYAEEGLSFDEIEERAGGGEWERLKWAGMYSHGVQDGYFMMRTKVPGGYLTPDQAEVIGEVVEEYATAPEEYGGENQNECWGDAYLDITTRQDVQKHWVEIEDVPDVWERYDEVGLTTIQGCGDGARNVLGCPAAGLDDHECFDAQPVVDAVSDYFTGNREYANLPRKFKMTITGCKHDCAQSQINDLGLVPARKELEGQEYYGFHVRVGGGLSDGPRMASNLDVFVPPEAAVEFCRAVAQTFKELGDRNNRGVCRMRYLVEQLGPETFEAAIRDRCTVDLPTRGVDLTEGYAGDHVGVHDQKQEGLTYVGFNVIAGRMGGDEFAKAARAARTYGTDDASIRLATDQNFLITHVPAENVEDLLAEPFAQDYQPDPGPFSRGAVGCTGSEFCNYGIIETKKRVRRWARELDERIDTLDDLEVVRMHMSGCSASCAQPQIADIGFRGETVQVDTDGDDDADAIVEGMDFGLGGSIGSDNEFLDWVENAVPADAVIPALERLFEAYAEDRTDGERFYEWCRRVDNGHLRSIMKRADAPVTEGVAADD, from the coding sequence ATGAACGCGGTCGAGGAGTGGAAACGAGAGAAACACCCGCTGGACGTGATCGAGGACATCAGGCAGTACGCCGAGGAGGGGCTGTCCTTCGACGAGATCGAAGAGCGCGCCGGCGGCGGCGAGTGGGAACGGCTCAAGTGGGCCGGAATGTACAGCCACGGCGTTCAGGACGGCTACTTCATGATGCGGACGAAGGTTCCCGGCGGCTACCTCACGCCCGATCAGGCCGAGGTGATCGGCGAGGTCGTCGAGGAGTACGCTACCGCGCCCGAGGAGTACGGCGGCGAGAACCAGAACGAATGCTGGGGCGACGCCTACCTCGACATCACCACCCGACAGGACGTCCAGAAACACTGGGTGGAGATCGAGGACGTCCCCGACGTCTGGGAGCGCTACGACGAGGTCGGCCTGACGACGATCCAGGGGTGCGGTGACGGCGCGCGGAACGTACTCGGCTGTCCCGCCGCAGGGCTCGACGACCACGAGTGCTTCGACGCCCAGCCAGTCGTCGACGCCGTCTCCGACTACTTCACCGGCAATCGCGAGTACGCGAACCTCCCCCGGAAGTTCAAGATGACGATCACGGGGTGTAAACACGACTGCGCCCAGTCCCAGATCAACGACCTCGGACTGGTTCCCGCACGTAAGGAACTCGAGGGACAGGAGTACTACGGCTTCCACGTCCGCGTCGGCGGCGGCCTCTCGGACGGTCCGCGGATGGCCTCGAACCTCGACGTTTTCGTCCCGCCTGAAGCCGCCGTCGAGTTCTGCCGGGCGGTCGCCCAGACGTTCAAGGAACTCGGCGACCGCAACAACCGCGGCGTCTGCCGGATGCGCTACCTCGTCGAGCAACTCGGCCCCGAAACGTTCGAGGCGGCAATCCGCGACCGCTGCACCGTCGACCTGCCCACCAGGGGCGTCGACCTCACCGAGGGGTACGCCGGCGACCACGTCGGCGTCCACGACCAGAAGCAGGAGGGCCTGACCTACGTCGGCTTCAACGTGATCGCCGGACGGATGGGTGGCGACGAGTTCGCCAAGGCGGCCCGCGCGGCCAGGACGTACGGCACCGATGACGCCTCTATCCGGCTGGCGACTGACCAGAACTTCCTCATCACCCACGTTCCAGCGGAGAACGTCGAGGACCTGCTCGCGGAGCCGTTCGCCCAGGACTACCAGCCCGATCCGGGGCCGTTCTCGCGCGGCGCCGTCGGCTGCACCGGTTCGGAGTTCTGTAACTACGGCATCATCGAGACAAAAAAGCGCGTCAGGCGCTGGGCCCGCGAACTCGACGAGCGCATCGACACGCTGGACGACCTCGAGGTCGTCCGGATGCACATGTCGGGCTGCTCGGCCTCCTGCGCCCAGCCCCAAATCGCGGACATCGGTTTCCGTGGCGAGACCGTCCAGGTCGATACCGATGGGGACGATGACGCCGACGCCATCGTCGAGGGCATGGACTTCGGCCTCGGTGGCTCGATCGGGTCCGACAACGAGTTCCTCGACTGGGTCGAGAACGCGGTGCCCGCCGACGCCGTCATCCCCGCCCTCGAGCGGCTGTTCGAGGCCTACGCCGAGGACCGGACCGACGGCGAGCGGTTCTACGAGTGGTGTCGTCGGGTCGACAACGGGCACCTGCGCTCGATCATGAAGCGGGCCGACGCACCCGTCACCGAGGGGGTGGCCGCCGATGACTGA